Proteins from a single region of Sporosarcina sp. P33:
- a CDS encoding cytochrome c biogenesis protein CcdA: MGTDVNIFFAFGAGFLSFISPCVLPLYPAFISYITGMSLDDLGDKKKGMSRAGVLHTLFFLLGFSIVFIILGFSTSFIGSIFLQYQDLIRQLGAIFIIIFGLMTIGVFKPEFLMKEKKLQFKNRPAGYLGTALIGLAFAAGWQPCMGPIIGAIIYLAATNPASSMLYMMLYVLGFAIPFFFLSFFITRIGWIRRHSMKITKVGGYLMIVFGILLFFNGMVYLTSLLSPIFGDFQGF, translated from the coding sequence TTGGGGACGGATGTTAATATATTCTTTGCGTTTGGAGCAGGTTTCCTAAGTTTCATTTCTCCATGCGTATTGCCACTATACCCGGCCTTTATATCGTACATTACCGGTATGTCACTGGATGATCTGGGAGATAAGAAAAAAGGAATGAGCCGCGCGGGTGTTCTGCATACGCTGTTCTTTTTACTCGGATTCTCGATTGTATTCATAATTCTTGGATTCAGTACATCATTTATCGGATCTATTTTCTTACAGTACCAGGACTTGATTCGTCAGCTGGGTGCGATCTTTATCATCATCTTTGGTCTGATGACGATTGGTGTATTTAAACCCGAATTTCTGATGAAAGAGAAAAAGCTGCAATTTAAAAATCGTCCGGCGGGCTATCTTGGCACGGCGCTGATCGGATTGGCTTTCGCAGCCGGCTGGCAGCCTTGCATGGGGCCGATTATCGGTGCGATTATTTATCTCGCAGCCACCAACCCTGCGTCGAGTATGCTGTATATGATGCTGTATGTGCTCGGATTTGCAATTCCATTCTTCTTCTTGTCATTCTTTATCACAAGAATCGGCTGGATCCGCAGGCACAGTATGAAGATTACAAAAGTGGGCGGCTATTTGATGATCGTGTTTGGTATTTTGTTATTCTTTAATGGAATGGTCTATTTAACTAGTTTGCTTAGCCCGATCTTTGGGGATTTCCAAGGCTTTTAA
- a CDS encoding co-chaperone YbbN: MKEITSFDEWQDVLKSTPQFLLFVKTNNCSVCEGLYPQVAELESDYPFGFYRVNAAEVPEMAGQLALFTAPVVLLFHEQKELARFARIVPMNDLKKRLDELVQWRDADE, from the coding sequence ATGAAAGAAATCACTTCATTTGATGAATGGCAGGATGTGCTGAAATCAACGCCGCAGTTTTTGTTGTTTGTGAAGACGAATAACTGCTCTGTCTGCGAAGGACTGTATCCGCAGGTGGCGGAACTTGAAAGTGACTACCCTTTCGGCTTTTACCGGGTGAATGCAGCGGAAGTACCGGAAATGGCGGGGCAGTTGGCACTCTTTACCGCACCTGTCGTTTTACTGTTTCACGAGCAGAAGGAATTAGCCCGTTTCGCGCGGATTGTTCCAATGAACGATTTGAAGAAACGTCTCGATGAGCTGGTGCAGTGGAGGGACGCTGATGAATAA
- a CDS encoding CcdC family protein produces MNKIQGWIDYIFTSIPSIYLIIGSTLIFIVMTTFVYTMRAKASNKPIQARKIILPPLFMSTGMLMFLFDEFQVPWTQVLEASLVGVVFSAFLIYTTTFELKNDGIYLKKSKAFLIILLGLLVIRAVGKIVLSNSIDVGELGGMFFILAFSMILPWRIGMLLKYKKLEKCMRKKELSL; encoded by the coding sequence ATGAATAAGATACAGGGATGGATAGATTATATTTTCACAAGTATTCCATCGATCTATTTGATCATTGGCTCTACGCTGATTTTCATTGTTATGACGACGTTCGTCTATACGATGCGGGCGAAGGCGTCGAATAAGCCGATCCAGGCAAGGAAAATCATCCTTCCGCCGCTATTTATGTCAACGGGGATGCTGATGTTTTTATTCGATGAATTCCAGGTGCCGTGGACGCAAGTGCTAGAAGCCAGCCTGGTCGGGGTCGTGTTTTCAGCTTTTCTAATTTATACAACAACATTCGAGCTGAAGAATGACGGAATCTATCTGAAGAAGTCCAAGGCGTTTCTCATTATTTTACTCGGTTTGCTGGTAATCCGCGCAGTTGGGAAGATTGTGCTCAGCAATTCGATTGATGTGGGCGAGCTTGGCGGCATGTTCTTCATTTTGGCATTCTCGATGATCCTGCCGTGGCGGATTGGAATGCTGCTGAAGTATAAAAAACTGGAAAAATGTATGCGAAAAAAGGAACTGTCTTTGTGA
- a CDS encoding DUF2621 domain-containing protein, which yields MWFILFWGIVLIGLFAIGGFFMFRKFLKVLPKEDGKSTLDWEEHYVNESLHLWNDEAKAMLNELVTPVPELFRDVAKQKIGAKIGEIALEDRAKTIEFDHIIKGYILATPKRDHNFLRKKLKQMEIDVQPYEHLFI from the coding sequence ATGTGGTTCATCCTGTTTTGGGGTATTGTGTTGATCGGGTTATTCGCCATTGGCGGGTTCTTCATGTTCCGGAAGTTCTTAAAGGTGCTGCCGAAAGAAGACGGTAAATCAACACTGGACTGGGAAGAACATTATGTCAACGAGTCCCTGCATTTGTGGAATGACGAAGCGAAAGCCATGCTGAATGAACTTGTCACGCCTGTGCCGGAACTGTTCCGTGACGTGGCAAAGCAGAAGATCGGCGCCAAGATCGGTGAAATCGCGCTGGAAGACCGCGCCAAGACTATTGAATTTGACCATATTATTAAGGGCTATATTCTCGCTACTCCCAAGCGCGACCATAATTTCCTTCGCAAGAAACTCAAGCAAATGGAAATAGATGTTCAGCCGTACGAGCATTTATTTATCTGA
- a CDS encoding DUF1659 domain-containing protein — translation MAAALEFKQAVGKIHFNAGVNEKGNFIRKVKTYRFVHNGATPANLYTAFTTLSSLSSYQTIQFEKVLTEDLHN, via the coding sequence ATGGCAGCTGCACTAGAATTTAAACAGGCGGTAGGGAAGATTCATTTCAACGCCGGCGTGAATGAAAAGGGCAATTTCATCCGCAAAGTAAAAACGTACCGATTTGTACACAACGGGGCAACACCGGCAAACTTGTATACGGCTTTTACTACACTGTCTTCTTTATCAAGCTATCAGACAATCCAGTTCGAGAAGGTTCTGACAGAAGATCTTCATAACTAA
- a CDS encoding DUF2922 domain-containing protein, translating into MEKVLELTFLTADGKPVKLTVDEPREDLTTEQVESAMQQIIASNVFIVEESPLAAIKGARTLLRETQTLVTR; encoded by the coding sequence ATGGAAAAAGTATTGGAATTGACATTTTTGACAGCGGACGGCAAGCCCGTAAAATTAACAGTGGACGAACCGCGTGAAGATCTCACAACAGAGCAAGTGGAATCCGCGATGCAGCAAATCATCGCAAGCAATGTATTCATTGTAGAGGAATCACCGCTTGCTGCGATTAAAGGTGCGCGCACATTACTGCGCGAAACACAAACACTCGTCACTCGTTAA
- a CDS encoding YvrJ family protein, whose translation MEHWLQLIQDVGFPIFVSFYLLHRLEVKLEAIHGVLSDIKNR comes from the coding sequence ATGGAACATTGGCTGCAACTCATCCAGGATGTCGGATTTCCGATTTTCGTATCGTTTTATCTGCTGCATCGGCTGGAAGTAAAGCTTGAAGCGATTCATGGCGTTCTCTCGGATATAAAAAACAGGTGA
- a CDS encoding SCO family protein, protein MHKKFLLPLTLIFVLILSACGGSFKPDHKYKVDSFEFTNQHNETVTDKDLEGSVWLAQFVFTKCTTVCPPMMSNMVTLQEKLIDNKIEDYNIVSFSVDPDVDTPEELAKYLDMFSAPDESKWQMLTGYDMKTIEKLAASSFKQLVKQIPNDDQVLHGVSFGLVNQQNEVVKLYGGSKDVDYDTIVNDIKALIKEGK, encoded by the coding sequence ATGCATAAAAAGTTTTTATTACCGCTGACACTGATTTTCGTGCTGATATTGAGTGCATGCGGCGGCAGCTTTAAGCCGGACCATAAATATAAAGTGGATTCATTTGAATTCACCAATCAGCATAACGAAACGGTAACCGATAAAGATTTGGAAGGCTCTGTCTGGCTGGCACAATTTGTCTTTACGAAATGTACGACCGTATGCCCGCCGATGATGAGTAATATGGTTACTTTACAAGAAAAGCTAATTGACAATAAGATTGAGGATTACAATATCGTGTCATTCAGTGTAGACCCGGATGTGGATACACCTGAAGAACTCGCCAAGTATCTGGACATGTTCAGTGCGCCGGATGAAAGCAAGTGGCAGATGCTGACAGGGTATGACATGAAAACGATTGAAAAATTAGCCGCATCTTCGTTTAAACAACTAGTGAAACAGATACCTAACGACGACCAAGTGTTACACGGCGTTTCATTCGGACTTGTCAATCAGCAGAATGAAGTTGTAAAGTTATATGGCGGCAGTAAAGATGTAGATTATGATACAATCGTCAATGATATAAAAGCACTCATCAAAGAAGGCAAGTAA
- a CDS encoding lytic transglycosylase domain-containing protein, translated as MKKLKKKRLSRSGRVMVAFLVLLVPVAVTLFTISAILWVNFGKHDKITETASALFHIQDRKTGEAIPQEFIPIYIAAAKEYDIPWTLLAAHHRIETRFSTMKTDVSPVGAEGPMQFMPCTFVGWDYPGCKELGKGDIPERDKIDPAVIEQYGGYGVDANGDGIADPFDIEDAIFSAANYLSQSGAADGNIEKAVFTYNHSNQYVEDVIWYYNEFEEQRLQSEKRAKK; from the coding sequence ATGAAGAAATTAAAGAAAAAGAGACTCAGTCGATCGGGACGCGTTATGGTCGCTTTTTTGGTTTTATTAGTACCTGTTGCTGTCACACTCTTTACGATTTCCGCCATTCTGTGGGTAAATTTCGGAAAACATGACAAAATAACAGAAACGGCTTCTGCGTTATTCCATATACAGGACCGCAAGACGGGGGAAGCGATACCGCAGGAATTTATTCCTATTTACATCGCGGCCGCTAAGGAGTACGACATCCCATGGACTTTGCTTGCCGCGCATCACCGGATTGAAACACGCTTCTCCACAATGAAGACCGATGTTTCACCGGTTGGGGCAGAAGGTCCAATGCAGTTTATGCCCTGCACATTCGTCGGCTGGGACTATCCCGGCTGTAAAGAGCTCGGCAAAGGCGATATTCCGGAACGCGACAAAATTGATCCGGCCGTAATCGAGCAGTACGGCGGATACGGCGTGGATGCGAACGGTGACGGAATCGCCGATCCATTCGATATAGAAGACGCGATCTTCAGCGCTGCCAATTATTTATCCCAAAGCGGGGCAGCTGACGGGAATATTGAAAAAGCTGTGTTTACCTACAATCACAGCAATCAGTATGTAGAAGATGTCATATGGTATTACAATGAATTTGAAGAACAGCGTCTGCAGTCAGAAAAACGTGCGAAAAAATAA
- a CDS encoding GlsB/YeaQ/YmgE family stress response membrane protein: protein MSFLWFLIIGGIIGWLAGLIVGRDIPGGIIGNIIAGIVGAWIGGALLGEWGPQISSFYFVPALIGAIVLVFIVSLIMKSMRKAS from the coding sequence ATGAGCTTTTTATGGTTCTTGATTATCGGAGGTATTATCGGTTGGTTAGCTGGACTTATTGTAGGCAGAGATATTCCGGGCGGTATTATCGGTAACATTATTGCAGGTATTGTCGGTGCATGGATTGGTGGCGCACTGCTGGGCGAATGGGGTCCACAGATTTCCAGCTTCTATTTCGTACCCGCATTAATTGGTGCCATCGTACTTGTATTTATTGTTAGCCTGATTATGAAGAGTATGCGCAAAGCATCATAA
- a CDS encoding cysteine hydrolase family protein encodes MNKALLVIDYTVDFVAIDGALTCGEPGIALEEYITNTTEDFVKQQLPVFVINDLHEKNDPYHPESKLFPPHNIRGTEGRRLYGKLQNFCAAHTGDIIWMDKTRYSAFAGTDLDIQLRARGITEIHLMGVCTDICILHTAVDAYNLGYTIAVHEGGVASFSAAGHDWALSHFQHTLGAAVITK; translated from the coding sequence ATGAATAAAGCATTACTCGTGATAGATTACACAGTCGATTTCGTAGCGATTGACGGCGCACTGACTTGCGGCGAACCAGGCATCGCATTGGAAGAGTATATTACAAATACGACGGAAGACTTCGTAAAACAGCAGCTTCCCGTCTTCGTAATCAATGATCTGCATGAAAAAAATGATCCGTATCACCCGGAAAGCAAACTGTTCCCGCCTCATAACATCAGAGGGACGGAAGGCCGCCGCCTGTACGGGAAACTGCAAAATTTCTGCGCCGCACATACCGGCGATATCATCTGGATGGATAAGACGCGTTACAGTGCATTTGCCGGGACCGATCTCGATATCCAGCTTCGTGCCCGCGGCATTACAGAAATCCATCTTATGGGTGTCTGTACGGATATTTGTATTTTACATACTGCGGTTGACGCATACAATCTCGGTTATACAATCGCCGTTCATGAAGGCGGCGTCGCAAGCTTCAGCGCGGCGGGTCATGACTGGGCACTTTCCCACTTCCAGCATACACTCGGCGCAGCGGTCATCACGAAATAA
- the acnA gene encoding aconitate hydratase AcnA, whose product MAKSNLHNSRQSFKVNDKTYNYYRLKALEEAGITKVSKLPYSVRVLLESVLRQHDGYVIKDDHVEDLAKWGTVQNADAEVPFKPSRVILQDFTGVPVVVDLASLRSAMNELGGDPNEINPEIPVDLVIDHSVQVDSYGTQQALQKNMELEFERNAERYQFLSWAQKAYDNYRAVPPATGIVHQVNLEYLANVVHAVENEDGTFETYPDTLVGTDSHTTMINGIGVLGWGVGGIEAEAGMLGQPSYFPIPEVIGVKLVGDLPDGTTATDLALKVTQTLRAQGVVGKFVEFFGPGVSKLPLADRATIANMAPEYGATCGFFPVDEESLNYMRLTGRDEEHIAVVKQYLIENDMFFTPEKEEPTFTKVVEINLGDIAANLSGPKRPQDLIPLTEMQQSFKDAVVAPEGTQGFGLTPKELEKKGTIKFEDGRKVELKTGDVAIAAITSCTNTSNPYVMLAAGLVAKKAVEKGLTPPPYVKTSLAPGSKVVTGYLNDSGLSDYMDKIGFNTVGYGCTTCIGNSGPLLPEIEKTIGDEDLLVTSVLSGNRNFEGRVHPFVKANYLASPPLVVAYALAGTVNIDFAKDPIGQDQDGNDVFFKDIWPSTQEVNDVLNATVTPELFRKEYARVFTENEAWNAIETTDDSLYNFDESSTYIQNPPFFENLSKEPADIEPLEGLRVIGKFGDSITTDHISPAGAIGLNTPAGIYLRENGVEPRNFNSYGSRRGNHEVMMRGTFANIRIRNQIAEGTEGGFTTYWPTKEVMPIYDAAMKYQQDGTGLVVLGGKDYGMGSSRDWAAKGTNLLGIKTVIVESFERIHRSNLVMMGVLPLQFINGENVESLGLTGEEEICVNIAEGVKPRSILKVTAKAPDGKETEFEVLARFDSEVEVDYYRHGGILQMVLRNKLAAK is encoded by the coding sequence ATGGCAAAAAGCAATTTGCATAATAGCCGTCAGTCTTTCAAAGTAAACGACAAGACGTATAACTACTACCGTTTGAAAGCTTTAGAAGAAGCAGGCATCACAAAAGTCTCAAAACTTCCTTATTCAGTGAGAGTGTTACTAGAATCAGTACTTCGTCAGCATGACGGATACGTGATTAAAGACGATCACGTTGAAGATTTAGCGAAATGGGGCACTGTGCAAAACGCAGATGCTGAAGTTCCATTCAAACCATCACGCGTAATCCTTCAGGACTTCACAGGAGTTCCTGTAGTAGTGGACTTGGCTTCATTGCGTTCTGCAATGAACGAACTGGGCGGAGATCCAAACGAGATCAACCCTGAAATCCCAGTGGATCTTGTAATTGACCACTCCGTACAGGTAGACAGCTATGGTACACAGCAAGCTCTGCAAAAGAACATGGAACTTGAATTCGAACGTAATGCTGAGCGTTACCAGTTCTTGAGCTGGGCACAAAAAGCATACGATAACTACCGTGCAGTACCGCCTGCAACTGGTATCGTTCACCAAGTAAACCTTGAATATCTGGCTAACGTTGTTCATGCGGTTGAAAACGAGGACGGAACATTCGAAACATACCCGGATACATTAGTAGGAACTGACTCCCACACAACAATGATCAACGGGATCGGTGTACTTGGATGGGGCGTTGGCGGTATTGAAGCTGAAGCTGGCATGCTTGGACAGCCTTCATACTTCCCAATTCCAGAAGTTATCGGTGTAAAACTAGTTGGAGATCTTCCGGACGGAACAACTGCAACTGACTTAGCGCTTAAAGTAACTCAAACTCTTCGTGCACAAGGCGTTGTAGGTAAATTCGTTGAGTTCTTCGGCCCTGGTGTTTCTAAATTACCGCTTGCTGACCGTGCAACAATCGCAAACATGGCTCCTGAATACGGTGCTACTTGCGGATTCTTCCCGGTTGACGAAGAATCACTTAACTATATGCGTTTAACAGGCCGCGACGAAGAGCATATTGCGGTAGTTAAGCAATACTTGATCGAAAACGACATGTTCTTCACTCCTGAAAAGGAAGAGCCGACGTTCACTAAAGTTGTAGAAATCAACCTTGGCGATATCGCTGCAAATCTATCAGGCCCTAAACGTCCGCAAGACTTGATTCCATTGACTGAAATGCAACAGTCTTTCAAAGACGCAGTTGTAGCTCCAGAAGGAACACAAGGCTTTGGTCTGACACCAAAAGAGCTTGAGAAAAAAGGTACGATCAAGTTCGAAGACGGACGTAAAGTAGAATTGAAGACTGGTGACGTTGCAATCGCAGCTATCACTTCTTGTACAAACACATCTAACCCATACGTAATGTTGGCGGCTGGATTGGTTGCGAAGAAGGCTGTTGAAAAAGGACTGACACCTCCGCCATACGTTAAAACTTCATTGGCGCCAGGTTCAAAAGTTGTAACTGGCTACTTGAATGATTCTGGTCTGTCTGATTATATGGATAAAATCGGATTCAACACAGTAGGTTACGGATGTACTACATGTATCGGTAACTCCGGTCCATTACTTCCAGAAATCGAAAAAACAATTGGTGACGAAGACCTTCTAGTAACATCTGTCCTTTCAGGTAACCGTAACTTTGAAGGCCGCGTACACCCATTCGTGAAAGCGAACTACTTGGCTTCACCTCCATTGGTTGTAGCATATGCACTGGCTGGAACAGTGAACATTGACTTTGCTAAAGATCCAATCGGACAGGACCAAGACGGTAACGATGTATTCTTCAAAGACATCTGGCCTTCTACTCAAGAAGTAAATGATGTATTGAATGCAACAGTTACACCTGAATTGTTCCGCAAAGAATATGCTCGTGTATTCACAGAAAACGAAGCATGGAACGCAATTGAAACAACAGATGATTCTCTGTACAATTTCGATGAGAGTTCAACATATATCCAAAACCCGCCATTCTTCGAAAATCTTTCGAAAGAACCGGCTGATATTGAGCCGCTTGAAGGCCTGCGTGTAATCGGTAAGTTCGGTGATTCTATCACAACTGACCACATTTCACCTGCCGGAGCTATCGGTTTGAACACACCTGCAGGAATCTACCTGCGTGAAAACGGCGTAGAGCCGCGTAACTTTAACTCTTACGGATCACGTCGCGGTAACCACGAAGTGATGATGCGCGGAACGTTCGCGAATATCCGTATTCGTAACCAGATCGCAGAAGGCACTGAAGGTGGATTCACTACGTACTGGCCAACTAAAGAAGTTATGCCGATCTATGATGCAGCTATGAAGTATCAGCAAGACGGAACTGGCTTAGTAGTACTTGGCGGTAAAGACTACGGAATGGGATCTTCACGTGACTGGGCGGCAAAAGGTACAAACTTGCTTGGCATCAAAACAGTTATCGTAGAAAGCTTCGAGCGTATTCACCGTTCTAACCTAGTGATGATGGGTGTACTTCCACTTCAGTTCATCAATGGTGAAAACGTTGAGTCTCTAGGCTTAACTGGTGAAGAAGAAATCTGTGTGAATATCGCAGAAGGCGTAAAACCGCGTTCAATCCTTAAAGTTACAGCGAAAGCTCCAGACGGCAAGGAAACAGAATTTGAAGTATTGGCTCGTTTCGACTCTGAAGTTGAAGTGGACTACTACCGTCACGGCGGAATCCTTCAAATGGTTCTACGTAATAAATTAGCAGCAAAATAA
- a CDS encoding thioesterase family protein yields MFSSEKEIEVRYAETDQMGVVYHANYLIWMEIGRTTLIKDLGYEYAQLERDGYLSPVTELSVKYKTSITYGETITVKTWVESHGKLRTVYGYEILHADGSIAATAVSEHVLVKKDSFRPVSLRKIHPEWDAAYLEIQRGNS; encoded by the coding sequence ATGTTTTCCAGTGAAAAAGAAATTGAGGTCCGTTATGCAGAAACGGATCAGATGGGCGTTGTTTATCACGCCAACTACTTAATTTGGATGGAAATCGGACGTACAACGCTTATTAAAGACCTGGGGTACGAATATGCGCAGCTTGAACGCGACGGCTACCTATCGCCTGTAACGGAGCTGTCTGTGAAATATAAGACGTCGATTACATATGGTGAGACGATTACCGTGAAGACATGGGTAGAATCCCATGGCAAGCTTCGTACAGTCTATGGCTATGAAATTTTGCATGCGGACGGAAGTATTGCAGCAACGGCTGTTTCAGAGCATGTGCTCGTGAAGAAAGACAGTTTCCGGCCCGTTTCATTGCGTAAAATTCATCCGGAGTGGGACGCTGCTTATTTGGAAATTCAGCGGGGGAACAGCTGA
- a CDS encoding HesB/YadR/YfhF family protein, protein MNIHISEQAVQWFENEMEAAAGDYVKFFARYGGSSPLHEGFSIGITKETPDEPVAEKVINDVHYYVEERDLWFFDGHDLHVDTDPASEELSFHYRVS, encoded by the coding sequence ATGAATATTCATATTTCCGAACAAGCAGTTCAATGGTTTGAGAACGAAATGGAAGCTGCTGCAGGCGATTATGTAAAGTTTTTCGCGCGTTACGGCGGTTCGAGTCCTCTGCATGAAGGATTTTCCATCGGAATTACGAAAGAAACCCCTGACGAACCGGTTGCCGAAAAGGTCATCAACGATGTTCATTATTATGTGGAAGAGCGGGATCTTTGGTTTTTTGATGGACATGACCTGCATGTCGATACGGATCCGGCAAGCGAAGAGTTATCTTTCCACTACCGCGTTTCGTAA
- the plsY gene encoding glycerol-3-phosphate 1-O-acyltransferase PlsY, translating into MENYIIILTAYLLGSIPSALWIGKLFYKTDVRQHGSGNMGATNTFRVLGKKAGIVVTLLDIFKGTAAVLLPLLPYFQETTIHPLALGIVAVLGHIFPVFAGLRGGKAVATSGGVLLGYNWPIFLLVIITFLIALKLTKMVSLTSIIVSVLGPAYCFIFYLMGGDLYLFLVVSLMGFFIFYRHRANIARIKNGTEPKVKWL; encoded by the coding sequence ATGGAAAATTACATTATCATTCTGACAGCCTATTTGCTCGGTTCGATCCCTTCCGCACTATGGATCGGCAAGCTATTTTATAAGACCGATGTCAGACAGCACGGCAGCGGAAATATGGGTGCCACTAATACGTTCAGGGTACTCGGAAAGAAAGCGGGCATTGTCGTCACACTGCTCGATATCTTTAAAGGAACGGCAGCTGTTCTGTTACCGCTGTTGCCGTACTTTCAGGAGACTACGATTCATCCGCTGGCACTCGGCATTGTAGCGGTGCTCGGGCATATCTTCCCTGTTTTCGCGGGTCTGCGCGGCGGAAAAGCTGTCGCAACTTCAGGCGGTGTCTTACTGGGCTATAACTGGCCTATTTTCTTACTTGTCATCATTACGTTTTTAATTGCGCTGAAGCTGACAAAGATGGTATCGTTGACGTCCATCATCGTCTCAGTTCTCGGGCCCGCCTACTGCTTTATTTTCTACCTGATGGGCGGAGATCTGTATTTATTCTTAGTGGTTTCTCTGATGGGCTTCTTTATTTTCTATCGTCATCGCGCCAATATTGCCCGTATTAAAAACGGAACCGAACCAAAAGTGAAGTGGTTATAG